In the genome of Limnobaculum zhutongyuii, one region contains:
- a CDS encoding phage minor tail protein L, whose product MQDLPKQTLLETARPNQDVLVELFELDLTHIGGDLFRFHSGMNEIRSSIKWQGKTYEPYPIEASGFEFNGQGTSNRPTLTAANITGLITGLSQDYDDLVGAIVTRRQMYSKFLDTDNFLDGNPLADPTQELVSRYIVERMTALEADFAKFELALPCESDGALLPARAIIADTCNWIYRSSECGYTGGAVADEFDNPTTDPACDKCGKRLTSCKLRFGKSNPLPFGGFPSVSKMSR is encoded by the coding sequence TATTGGTTGAACTGTTTGAGCTTGATTTAACACATATTGGCGGTGATTTATTTCGATTTCATTCTGGAATGAATGAAATAAGAAGTTCAATCAAATGGCAGGGAAAAACATACGAGCCATATCCAATTGAGGCTAGCGGGTTTGAATTCAATGGGCAAGGGACGAGTAACAGACCAACATTAACCGCTGCCAATATTACCGGACTGATAACTGGTTTAAGTCAGGATTATGATGATCTGGTTGGTGCGATTGTTACGCGCCGTCAGATGTATAGTAAGTTTCTTGATACTGATAATTTTCTTGATGGCAATCCGCTGGCAGATCCAACACAAGAGCTGGTTTCTCGTTACATTGTTGAACGGATGACAGCCTTAGAAGCTGACTTTGCCAAGTTCGAATTAGCTCTGCCATGTGAGAGCGACGGCGCATTATTACCAGCCAGAGCTATTATCGCAGATACCTGTAACTGGATTTATCGTAGTTCTGAGTGTGGATATACCGGCGGGGCTGTTGCTGATGAGTTTGATAATCCAACAACAGATCCTGCATGTGATAAATGTGGTAAACGCCTGACATCTTGCAAACTCAGGTTTGGCAAAAGCAATCCACTCCCCTTTGGTGGCTTCCCTTCTGTTTCTAAAATGTCCCGGTAA